In Saccharothrix syringae, the following are encoded in one genomic region:
- a CDS encoding response regulator transcription factor — MDAASSPHGRTIDGAQVYEPFNTDLARPVVVFVEDEVDLVAMAATYLRRDGFQVVTALDARSAVAVLREHSADLVVLDLGLPDGNGLDLLREVRAGRHLPVIILTGWGSERDRVVGLELGADDYVVKPFSLPELAARIRAVLRRSRQPRADPVIRHGALAIDTDSHEVTAHGHPVKLTPLEYGLLVFLAGAPRRVFTTAQLLTAAWGWTGERQDPSAVVEHVYRVRRKLTGAGVDRPRIVTVRGAGYRLDP; from the coding sequence ATGGACGCGGCCTCGTCGCCACATGGCCGGACCATCGACGGTGCTCAGGTCTACGAGCCGTTCAACACCGACCTCGCGAGGCCGGTGGTCGTGTTCGTCGAAGACGAGGTGGACCTCGTGGCGATGGCCGCGACCTACCTGCGCAGGGACGGTTTCCAGGTCGTGACGGCGCTGGACGCGCGGTCGGCCGTGGCGGTGCTGCGCGAGCACTCCGCCGACCTGGTGGTCCTCGACCTCGGGTTGCCCGACGGCAACGGGCTGGACCTGCTGCGGGAGGTGCGCGCCGGCCGGCACCTGCCGGTGATCATCCTGACCGGGTGGGGCAGCGAGCGGGACCGGGTCGTCGGCCTGGAGCTGGGCGCCGACGACTACGTGGTCAAACCGTTCTCCCTGCCGGAGCTGGCGGCGCGGATCAGGGCGGTGCTGCGCCGCAGCCGGCAACCGAGGGCCGACCCGGTGATCCGGCACGGCGCGCTGGCGATCGACACCGACTCGCACGAGGTCACCGCCCACGGCCACCCGGTCAAGCTCACCCCGCTGGAGTACGGGCTGCTGGTCTTCCTCGCCGGCGCGCCGCGCCGGGTGTTCACCACCGCGCAGCTGCTGACCGCGGCGTGGGGCTGGACCGGCGAGCGCCAGGACCCGTCGGCGGTGGTCGAGCACGTCTACCGGGTGCGCCGCAAGCTCACCGGTGCCGGGGTGGACCGGCCGCGCATCGTCACCGTGCGCGGGGCCGGCTACCGGCTGGACCCGTGA
- a CDS encoding cytochrome P450 family protein, with protein sequence MLDAVADQETFDFVSTVANPLPLLLLGDMLGLPTDGADLLNRYSHAVVFDDGIAGFLDEDVVSGAAPVLVGMRDHLLEQIKRHRSAPGAGLLGELVTAEVDGEPVTDGELIGLTTLVLTAGHVTTTLPPDNTPPDELGVRTRSAGST encoded by the coding sequence TTGCTGGACGCCGTGGCCGACCAGGAGACGTTCGACTTCGTCTCGACGGTGGCGAACCCGCTGCCGCTGCTCCTCCTCGGTGACATGCTCGGCCTGCCGACCGACGGGGCGGACCTGCTGAACCGGTACTCGCACGCCGTCGTGTTCGACGACGGGATCGCCGGTTTCCTGGACGAGGACGTGGTGTCCGGCGCGGCACCTGTGCTCGTGGGGATGCGGGACCACCTGCTGGAGCAGATCAAGCGCCACCGGTCCGCTCCCGGTGCCGGTCTGCTGGGCGAGTTGGTCACCGCCGAGGTCGACGGCGAGCCGGTGACCGACGGCGAGCTGATCGGGCTGACCACGCTGGTCCTGACCGCCGGCCACGTCACCACCACCCTCCCGCCGGACAACACCCCACCCGACGAGCTCGGGGTGCGGACAAGATCCGCCGGCTCGACCTAG
- a CDS encoding EF-hand domain-containing protein, protein MAAGLSVRKRERMFARLDRDGDGVVDERDVHDHIDLLLTAFGIAVDAPEAVRFHSWGDRLWEALSRAEAGGRRLITRAGYVDLIDGQLVEQVYVPMNRTLFAIADADGDGDGFVTRAELAAALGIDGMSDPDLHAALHRLDRDGDGRISRTDLDQATRELFLSEDPEAVGNLLLGSS, encoded by the coding sequence ATGGCTGCCGGTCTGTCGGTCCGCAAGCGGGAGAGGATGTTCGCGCGGCTCGACCGCGATGGTGACGGGGTGGTCGACGAGCGCGACGTCCACGACCACATCGACCTCCTCCTGACGGCGTTCGGGATCGCGGTGGACGCGCCGGAGGCGGTGCGGTTCCACAGCTGGGGTGATCGGCTGTGGGAGGCGTTGAGCCGTGCCGAGGCGGGCGGCCGGAGGCTGATCACCAGGGCCGGCTACGTGGACCTGATCGACGGGCAGCTGGTCGAGCAGGTGTACGTGCCGATGAACCGCACCCTGTTCGCCATCGCCGACGCGGACGGGGACGGGGACGGGTTCGTCACCCGGGCGGAGTTGGCCGCGGCGCTGGGCATCGACGGCATGTCCGACCCGGACCTGCACGCCGCGCTCCACCGGCTCGACCGGGACGGCGACGGCCGGATCTCGCGCACCGACCTGGACCAGGCGACCCGGGAGCTCTTCCTCAGCGAAGACCCCGAGGCCGTGGGCAACCTCCTGCTCGGTTCGTCCTGA
- a CDS encoding chemotaxis protein CheB, translating into MPVRDVVLIGASAGGFGALRRLLGGLPAGLPASVLIAVHTAQNSKIRLPDALARFGPLPAAYAVPGQRLTPGLLTVAPAGQHLIVTAGDTLRLHRGPRVHHARPAVDVLLRSAAHACGDRTVAVVLSGCLRDGAEGAAAVAAAGGVVLVQDPADAREPGMPTATLDRVPDATAWPAVKLGPAIADLLDLAIPPGPAGAHRPVDGIDEALWTAVSRLHAHAAAQQRLRQCFDATSPLAARFQARAAHTTHAAQLITDHVLPIFQPEAHRRKPSPAPSAGPPPDDDRGRSDRDP; encoded by the coding sequence GTGCCGGTTCGCGACGTCGTCCTCATCGGCGCCTCCGCCGGCGGCTTCGGCGCGTTGCGCCGGCTGCTGGGCGGTCTGCCCGCCGGGTTGCCCGCGAGCGTGCTGATCGCCGTGCACACCGCGCAGAACTCGAAGATCCGGCTGCCCGACGCCCTCGCCCGCTTCGGGCCGCTGCCCGCCGCCTACGCCGTACCCGGCCAGCGGCTGACCCCCGGCCTGCTCACCGTCGCCCCGGCGGGACAGCACCTGATCGTCACCGCCGGCGACACGCTCCGCCTGCACCGGGGCCCGCGGGTCCACCACGCCCGACCCGCAGTCGACGTGCTGCTGCGCAGCGCCGCCCACGCCTGCGGCGACCGGACGGTCGCGGTCGTCCTGTCCGGGTGTCTCCGCGACGGCGCCGAGGGGGCCGCCGCGGTGGCCGCGGCGGGAGGCGTCGTCCTCGTCCAGGACCCCGCCGACGCCCGCGAGCCCGGCATGCCCACCGCCACCCTCGACCGCGTCCCGGACGCCACCGCTTGGCCGGCGGTCAAACTCGGACCGGCCATCGCCGACCTGCTCGACCTCGCGATCCCCCCGGGACCGGCCGGCGCGCACCGCCCCGTCGACGGGATCGACGAGGCGTTGTGGACCGCGGTGTCACGGCTGCACGCCCACGCCGCCGCCCAGCAACGACTCCGGCAATGCTTCGACGCCACCAGCCCGCTGGCCGCCCGGTTCCAGGCACGGGCAGCGCACACGACGCACGCCGCGCAGCTGATCACCGACCACGTCCTGCCGATCTTCCAGCCAGAGGCCCACCGGCGGAAACCTTCGCCCGCCCCGTCGGCGGGGCCACCGCCGGACGACGACCGTGGGCGGTCGGACCGCGACCCGTGA